The nucleotide sequence TTCATATGTTTGAGCTTCGTACAGTCGCGTCGTGCCGCACGAGATCTCGTACCTTCCAGAGGAGCGTTTCTCACCGCACCACCAACTTGTCACCAAAGATGGCGATTTGCTGAGTGCTCATGGATACACACATTTGTCGGCTAGTTGTTATCTTACCAGAAACGCTAActctaaaaacaaattaactgcTTACGGAGCAACTATTTCTCCATTTAAAGCACACCTGACGCAACGTCAGCCACCGCCACCATGCAGATCACgcttaaaacactgcaacagcaGACCATTCAGATTGAGATAGACCCCGAACAAACGGTGAGTGGctattaacgttagctaactttagctaacAGAACTGCTGCGGGACCCTACgttgtattttttaactttacGTGTAGACGAAGGCGTTTTATTTGATATTTCCAATTAAACAACAATATCTGTAGTATCGGCAAAGGGGTGCCAATTAACAGCACGTGTTACAACTACACATGAAACAGGCGCTAAACAACGCAAAACCTCACTAGCAGTCGTTAGCCATTTAGCTAGCTGAGCAGCCCGTTAACAAAGTCATCCCGACGCGACTGCAAATGAATTTCTAATAGTTTCGAGTTTGTGTCGCGGTTACCTTGCTGCTACTGCTCTTCAGTAATAATAGATGTTGTCCACTTTGTAATGCTGTAACTTCTGTAAGAAACCCAAGCTGTTCGCTACGTtactgctaatgctaatgcGAATGACACTGCTAATCACGAATAGCCGTATTGGTAGCGTACTGAGAAGCTGGCTAAGTTTGTTAGCGTGTTCACATATTTAACATTCAGTTAGCAAGGCCAACGGTAcgtgaacatcatgttgtgttaCTCAACTTGTTTTTGACACAATACGTTACTCGTCGTGGATATCATTCAGGTAACGTTAATGTTTAACTTTTGTCTTATTTATAGTCAGCACTGCCATGCTGTCTGAATCGGAGTACAACTTGTGCTTTTCTAACTCCGATTACTTTAAACTTTATGCTCTCCTGACTTATGAAGACATAGTCATTGGTCTATCTAgacagtttgtttatttttagtagGCGCTTGGTAGAATATTGAGGTCCAATGACATGAGGGTCAGAGATCAAATAGGTGAATGAAAGACTTTTATGGATGTTAATGGGTAGAAATAAAAGCATTAGTAGACCTTTAGGAAGTGCTTGCATGTTGGTAGTTACGGATTATGATTCCTCTATTCCTTTTTTCAGGTGAAGGCATTGAAAGAGAAGATAGAagcagaaagaggaaaagacaACTTTCCCGTCTCTGGGCAGAAGCTGATATATGCTGGAAAAATCCTGCAAGATGACACGCCTATTAAGGACTACAAAATTGATGAGAAGAATTTTGTTGTGGTGATGGTGTCCAAGGTGAGATCTTATTGAAATACTATTGGTATTAGTTTGTGGGGACTTTGCTTGGGAACTGGAGGGTTGCCGGTTCAAGTCCAGCACGGACCAATGCCGAAGGTACCTCTCAGCAAGGCCATGAATCCCCAACTGCTCCCTGGGTGCAGCACAATGGCTTCCCACTGCTCCTTATTAAGATCGGTTAGATGCAGAACAAAATTTGACATGGGTTTTATAGTGTGGtggtgttttaatgtttcactATTAAGTTGATTGTCTAACAGCACCTTCTTTTGAACTGGCAAAAGGCTAAGCCTGCAGCTGCCGCCTCGCCTCCAGTCTCGGAAGCACCCAAGCCCCCTGCACAGGACTCTGGCTCCACGTCAACAGCTGTCCCGGCCACTACCCCAGCTTCAGCTTCAGTCCCAACACCATCAGCTGTCCCCATTCCCTCTGAGGAGGCCAAAGAGGAGCCAAGTGTTGCAGCCACAGAACCACAACAGCCAGCAAGGTAGAACTGGTCTTTTTAAAAACGTACTATGTTATTAAAACCATTTTTGAATTACTAGAGAGTCGGGAAGCAGTACCGggaaaaatcaatatttttcagaTATCAATGTTTAGCGTTTGATCCAGAGCATGTCATTGAGACAGTGACCCCCTTAAGCATTAAATGTGCCATCACTGTGCCCAAATGTACCCTATGAAGTCGAGCAGAATCAACATTGCTAGCAGGCTTCTCTGTTATTTTCTTCTGAGTTGTTGTAAATTAAGGTGTACAGTTTACACAGAAGCAATGACTCCCTAGAAGCTGGTGTGGAGCTAATGGGCAGGCTCTCTCACCCACATGTGTTTGTTATGGAGAGTTAAAATTCAAGCCAGTTATAACATCCATTGTCTTTTAATATCtaagtattttcatttcatcaaaGTAAGTAGTCTGTAATGTAGCATGTTGCTTATTTAACTACATAGAATGGATGCTGATTTCTAAATTTATTTGTCAACATTGTTTACTGCTTTGCTCATCACCCAGTGTCTTCAACTTGGAATCACAGAAATGTTGTGTAGGTTGTCTGATTCTTCCTCTTCACCCGTTTATGCGTTGCAGCTCCAGTGGTGGGGGTCAGGGCTTGGATGCGTCCTCAGCACTGGGTAGGTAATGGATGGCTTCCCGCCAGACTTGCGTCATATGATGCCTGTTCAGCTGTAATAGTCCCAAGGCAGTAGTTGCGGTATTTCCTCACTGttgttaaatgtaaattgtgTAATGTCAAACATTTGACTTATTTGTGGGTTAATATCCCAGCAGTACattttttgtgtaaaattttGTGCTGTGCCAAAAATGGTTACTGCTGTGAGTCAGGGACTTTACAGGCTGCAGTGCAATACATACTGTTCCTATATTTAGGTGGTGACAAAAGTAAGCCATCTCTTATTGTGGCCACAGAGTGCAATGGGATTCCTGTTTGGTTACAGAGAATTTAAGAGAGGAGTCGTGCTGCTATTTAAGACTTTATTGTATGCTAAAttgtagggctggacgatttcACCTAAAATCTAAATCAGGATTAATTGAAAATTTCACCTTGATTATGATTATTGAACAATtatttttgaatgttgtttttttgtttgcgctcatatttcactgacaatgtttgtactgtaaatatgctcaactattaaagctgggtttatttattcagttttcaCAAATCCATTAGGCTATCTAAATGTTAGGTAATGTTGACGTGCACATTATAGAGACATGGTTCCCCTATATTTGGCGCATCGCCGGCGCTGAATTATGTCTTCTGCTGCTAAACTTTCACTCAGTTATTTAATATCAATGTGAaacaaatgattttcacccCCAATCTGTGTGAGCAGGGTAAATCGTGCTTTTCTAGCATactctcctcattcatcaaaggacatctacgtgacaggtgctgttaacTGCTATGCAATGTGTTTGCATAGCaagtgaatgagagagagagagcgtcaGAAAGTGATGCTGAAAGCGAGCAAGTaataagttgtcagtctggcagtaaatgagtaggtcacagtgtgtccgtttaTTAAAAGTCTGTTTCCACAACTGCGggaaagtgaaggcggttagcacAAGCTAACATGTCACTGTGCTTCAGACTCTGGTCTGTaagctgagcaggactggacGGGGCGGAGTCACGTGTCTACACGTGCTGTGTTTCAAGGTGAACGTACATGAACCCACACAATATTACCAGGATTAAATAACCAACATGGGGAAATTACGACCgttagaggctctgaatttcAGTTTCGATTACTTTTCAGTTAATTGTCCAACCCTACTATATTGTAATGTTTAGATTCAGttcttttgtttagtttttagtcTGCTCTTTTGAATAGCAAGAGTAATCCCTGAGTGGTGAGTTAAGGCCTAGTtctaaagttaaataaaacctGAATGATTAAAAAAGCAATTTCCTGTTTATGTTGCTGTTTATCTTCATGCATGAAGGTGTAActctgcaaatacacaaaatatgtAGAGTTAGTAActtgaacgtgtgtgtgtgtgtttcagtgactGGAGCTGAATACGAGTCCATGCTGACCGAGATCATGTCTATGGGCTACGAAAGGGAGAGAGTGGTGGCTGCGCTACGGGCCAGTTTCAACAACCCCCACAGAGCTGTGGAGTACCTTCTTACTGTGAGTCTCGCACACAAACTTATATCTCACTTCCCATCTGAAAAGCACCACTGGTTTAACATTAATACAAATAAGATGATGAATTAATACCTGAAATGTGCACAGTATGGCTGTCTATCTTCCATTATTGACAGGTCTTTCCCTCGTTGGCATTTTAGATAGATTGATAGAGATCATCATTATTGTATAACTTCTCAACTCTTATCAAATATGTGAAGTTTGGGGCAGATCTGACCATTTTAAGCCCATTTACACACTTCCtttttcatggcgaatcatcgtgtgtgtgtgtgtgtgtgtgtgtgtgtgtgtgtgtgtgtgtgtaaaagtgtcTGTGGAAAGTATTTTagcatatttttttatatctgtgatatgtgtgtgtgaagcgccAGTGCTCAGCACAATTTGTTTCGGTGTATACCATGGtcgggccgatagacgatgccatcggcgatggctgacagatggttgagcaggcatcgtgattgtaaaaccctgCCCTCTGGCAAAAAACCCcaaatttttcacattaaaccagcaggttttaatcatcgggaacattattaaaataatttttaaatatgcttcgcACCTTCcacggaattctcttctccccaccctcagacacacaagaggcctacacctcaggtaaacacagtGGCTTGTCCCGCGTCTCTCTGTCGCTCTTTCCCCCGTCtactccattttctccatcagcagtatgtttttataaagtcgccctaaaagacacacttgtcttttttctgtattttatcacAGCGCATGttggcttgttaatgacgcagcctatcaaacaaccgaaaccaacatctgcaccctgtgtgtttaCTGCTGCTTTAGCTACTTGTAAAATATCCAGCACGACTTGTAACAtcataggctaccaagtttttaaccgagtgaagtctaGGCGAGTGAACAAATGCACATAACATAAGACGACCGCTATTCTCCCCCCTTCCGCTCGCGCAAGAGCGTATCCGATGCCATCATCCATCACGATGTTTCAAAGTAGACCTCGCCCAACCCTAGTGTATACGTGAAAGAAAGGGGACTGGCACAATATGTGGACACTCTGGCTATTGTAGGCCTCCCCCCATCATGTATTTCTacattgaatatttcttcagcTGCCACAACTCCGCTTTGTCTGGCTGCTACTTTTACGTACTGTGGAGAAGTCACATTTTGGGAAGAGGATGGCTAACTAGGCCTGAAAAAAGAGCATGATGTTAATCAGTGAGAGCCACGCTGCTTCTTGAATTTGTTTTCGTGTAATGAATCAGAGGCGATCCGACATAAGCACACCCCGTTCTTCCAATCGACAGAAGCTCTGCTCTGTGCACTCTGGGGGAAATTACTGTTACACAGAGAGGTGGACAAAAAGGAACTCATGAGCAACTGATTTGTATTTACCAACTAATAATGAGCAAATTATCAGTTACCAACTAACTTCTGTGGCCCTAACATCATTTTGATCTCTCCATGTTCTTTGGCAGCATGCTGGGAGTGCGTGTTTgacagttttgttgttgtgtttcaaGGGTATTCCCAGCAGCCCAGTCCAGGAGAGTAATCCCCCAGCGCAGGCCCCCACATCTGGACCCACAGAAGCCCCAGCATCTCTAGCGGAGGGTGAGGCACACAACTCCTTTTGGTCCCAAAATACATGCAGCCAGCATTTATGTCTCTGTccactgtgtaaaaaaaacaaaaaaaaaacccagtagTGGTGGATAAGCTAGTATCCATGCATTAAAATGAACACTGGGAATACTTGAGTGAACACTTATACCACTGTTGTCAAAATCACAATCCTTTCAATATGTGATTGCTGCTAGGAGTGGAAACATGTATAGACTAAATGTGTATGCATGAGTCACTGGCAGGCATTGACTCATGACTCATTAGTCTCTGAAGGTTTTTCTACCATCAGCATGTGTAAATTGTTGTTAGACTTGTTAGTTGCCACCACCTTCCCTCTGTGAAGACTTGTAAGTGATTAAGGCCTCTTTGTTGATTAGGACTCGAGGGACAATGATCAGTTGATCAAAAGAAtactggttttaaaatgaaatcattCTTCTAGATTCTAAGAATGTTGCTacttttcttggtctttcgAAGACATTTAATGATGTTCCCTTGTCCgctttatttttactgtttggCAGTTTGTGCCCAAGTGGCAGATGGTCTACGTTAGGGGTGTACATCTTACGATACGATTACAATTATCAGGTCAGCGATTCAATTAGATTCGATATCTTGATGCATAacctcaagggtgggaattGTCATGAATCTCATGATTATGAGGGCTACGATGTGGTTGTAAAATGAataggataaagatgtatttttcacATTGTGTGTACTTTTAAAGTAAAGTATTTGTATCAATCCAAACAAGTAGGTTGTAATGAAatacagatatttaatgttacttcatataaatgtaacAAACGTTACATAgcattattacagcattataacctctgctatttttatttctgattctgCTTATCTGCCCTTGTTTTTGTCTCATCTGGTGAAGTTGCATGTttgtcttgtaagttgattattgtaatcttgtattgaggaccatgggccttgagaaatgacattttgttcatttatgtATTCGATAtttggatgaatgacaacaaatgaaCTTAAACAAGCAGCAAACaacgtcctgctcagcttccagaccacAGTCTGaagagatgttagctagcgctaaatgccttcacttttccagtagCTGGAAAACAGACGCACTGTAACCagcactgtacatttacagccagacCGAAACGTAGCGCTCATGTTTCCTCTGCTCCGCTGTATTCACCAGCACCTACTGCCACCTGTCCGTAGCTGTCCtatgaagaatgaggagaggacgctagctaagcgctaccgtgctgcacagtgtgcaggtgaaaatcattaacgttagttgcgcattgattttattgatcatgtgaaagtttagtagcagcagtcactCAAATCAACAGCTGCCAGTCTGTGCCgaacagggagaaccacacgtcTTCGTTGTATGCACACCACAGACGGAGCTGCACTTTGGCATTTCCGAGTTCCGCTTTTTTCGTTCcatcaacattacgttatcaattaacctctaaAAAAACGATTATTGACACTTGTGAATCGATTCAGAATCGTTCAAGTCTGCACCGCGATGAATCTAAAAATCAGTTATTTTCCACATCCCTAGTCTACATTGTTTTTGATGGGGGGGGGGCGGTAAGTGACCTGGATAATGGGTAGGGGGGCGTTGGCCCAAAAACTTTGAGAAGCACTGGTTTAGAGTAATAATGCTTTACTATTATGTGAAAACTTTTTCAGTCACGAGTAGTAGAAAGGATCGCCTTTTCAATACACTAATAGAGGGAAGTTTTTCAAACTATCGGCAGAACTTGGCTCTGATGGTGGCTGACAGCTGCCCAGTCCCGACTGGTCACGCTGGGAATTGCATCACCCCATAACCATTTATTGCATAGAGATATCGGCTGATTAATCGGCTATCTGCTTTTTCCGTCTCCAAACTACCATTATTATATCGACCTTTAAAAATCGGGTCGACCTCTGCTACCTACCTTCACTTACTCCAACATTTGGGATGATGGTTTAGTTTGCTGTTTTACTGGAGttggatggggggggggggggcccatCAGTTTCTTCTTGACTTTTTTTTCACTTAACTTAATGGTCTTTATGGCTAACTAGCCTCTGGAGTGTGTAAGAACCCTGCAGTTTCAGTGTATGGTTGTCTGGAGTGCTACGTGTAGCCACAGAGAATAATGTTAAGCCAACTGTTGATGGTCAGTATAAACCTCCAACTGGTAGGCAAGCTGCTTGTTAAAAGTGTCCTgcggagttttcttgtaaacaaacaaaagttatgtttacattgaGTGTCACTCACCAAAGTGCACTGCGCCTACTcttgaggtctaacaaacaATGTTGAatgctttttctttcttaaaaacATTTGCCACggtgatattttatttatgttttaacatGCAGTCCTTCCCCGCCTGGTGCAATGCTGCCTTTCTTAGCACATTACAGCCACCTGTCAGTGGAGTAGAGTGGAACCATTGACGATACTGTATTGCATCCTTTTGTATGAGCACAAGGCAAGCGAAATGGgggacacaaaaaaaaaatacttcacTATGGCAACACTAGAGGTCAGTCCACAAGGAGCCTTTAAATGATAAACTATATTAGTGTTGGTATGTGGAGGGTTGGAAGGTACCTTTTTGAAAAGTTGGACTGAGTAATGGAAAGTaatttaacaattaatttaCTTGTTCTGTTTCCTAATCAGGACATTATTATTGCTTTTTCTGATTGAAAATTAACGAGTAATTAATGACATTTTTCAGGTAAGTTCAGCACTGGGATGAACTCGTGTAGTTCAGTCTGGCTGTGGATCTGTTAAGCTAGACATGGCAGGGAATGCGTTTTAGCAAAATGACGGGGAAGACATGCAGGCACGGCGATTGATGCATCTAAAGCTTCCTGCGTGTAATTGATTTGGTTTCCTCTTTTGCTAATGGTTATCAATGTTGTATGTCACTAGGAGAGAACCCACTTGCATTCCTGCGGACCCAGCCCCAGTTTCTGCACATGAGACAGGCCATCCAGCAGAACCCGGCTCTGCTACCAGCTCTCCTCCAACAACTAGGCAGAGAGAATCCTCAACTTCTACAGGTAAGGTAGAACTGTTCAGGCCAGGCACACAAGCGCGGGCTACAATGCACGTTCTTGTTCACCCAAGCTGTTCATTTTGCCGGATCTCGATACCGTTACCTCTACTTATCTGTGCCTTTTCACCCAGCAAATCAGTCAGCATCAGGAGCTGTTCATCCAGATGCTGAACGAGCCagtgggagagggaggggaggcgCCAGAGGTTGGAGAGTTGGGGGCAGCAGGGGAGGAGGGCGCACCTGTCAACTATATCCAGGTTACACCTCAGGAGAAGGAAGCCATCGAAAGGGTGAGTGACAAATGAAGAGTAAATATTGCGCGCTGTTTAGAAGAGTTGCAAATCTTATTTATAACCCACCCCCCTctctttatctgtctgtcttgaCAGTTAAAAGCGTTGGGTTTCCCTGAGGCTCTGGTGATCCAGGCCTACTTTGCCTGCGAGAAGAACGAGAACCTGGCAGCCAACTTTCTCCTTAACCAGGGACTGGAAGATGACTGAAAAGCCGAGCTCACTGCCTTCCTGCTCCTCCCTCCTACCCTGCCCCTCTTCAGCTCAGCATAAAGACTGCACCCCCAATTTACTGTACAGCTACCAACCTCAGCTCAACCCaacaggaggggaggagaggggagagccAGCAGGGGGGTGTGGGCGGGTGGGGGTGGGCTGGGAAGGGGAGGCGGGGGTGGGTTAGGGTATGGTGGGGTCACACACTTAAAGTACACAGAGGGGAGGTTGTGTGCAGGAAGGTCAGACTTGGATTATGGGAGGTCGGGGTGAAAAAGTGAGGAAGAATGATAAAATCCACGTGAATTCCAATGGAATGTGTAGGGTTTGTCTAGGGGAGACCTATAATTTGATTTTAGATGCGCTTTGTGAACAttagggagggagggagggagggaggggggcgACAACGAGAGTGcttgtgtctgcgtgtgtgtgagtacaTGTCCGTGTGCCTGTGCAGATGGATGCAATACAGTtgagcagaaaaaaaaagtaatcaatTTGCATTCTCTAAGTTTGTTAATGCTGTAGCTGGATTGTACGGAGGCACATCCTCCTCACTGCACTTCACCATTATCAGTGTGTGTAACTGCTTGTATGTACCTCTGTAAGCCTCATGTACGTACGTCCAAGGATGAAATTGGTGGTGATCGACTGGACAGCGCTGCCCTTTGTATGTGTCTGACATGATGTTGCTCGGGTCTATCAGTCTGTTTTGgtggggaagaaaaaaaaacgggAACTAAACTGACAAAATGAGTATCTGGTTATTCTGTTCACTTTGTGTATCCACCCTCATCTGTTGTTCCATGGTGGTTACAGCCAATCCCCACATCCCTGAAAATGCTGTGCCCTCCCTGTTGGGTTACTCAAATGTGGAACTGTTTTGTCTATGCCAATAGCTTCTGGTGCTAATGAACACCCATAGAAATTTGCAACTTAAACAGATTTTCAAAGATTCTTTAAAGTCTTTTGCCATtatgatttaaaaacacaacaaaagaaggAGAAACTGAAATATCCACTACGGTGTAGTAGTGTTTGCCTAATCCAGTAAAATTCTTTTAAGTTTTAATTGTTGGTTGCAACTGaatttttttccctcccccTCAGTTTACCAAGAGAGACCTTTTGATCAAGACAGCCCTCATCCTTAACTGTATGTCTATTTTAGTTTGCCGGGAGTTGACCCGCAGTATGTGGAAAGACGCATTTTACAAGATTAAAAGCCCACACTAGGTTCTTAGGTCTATATGCAAATGTATTGGCAGATAAATCAGTGTGCTACTTGGTGAGGTTTAACTGGGATCCAAatccatttaaaatgtattttagacTGCACATACTGTAACTTCTTATCTTTCGAAGCTGGGGAAAACTATAGTTCGAAGTTGAAACCATTTGATTTAGGTCCGAGTTCTAATGAAGCTTACATTCTGAATAGAAGAAAGTGAGTAAAAATGAACTTCTCTGTTGTCTAAACCTTCTGGCACTCTTATGCTGCCCTGCATTATATGGCCAATCGTGCCAGTTAGACTCGGCTTAAAATGAGCGTGTATGGGCGGAGTCAGAAGCGACAGCAAAGAGGCCAAACACCCGCCTGTCATTGGACTTACACATAGCAGCCACCTATTGATTTAGTTtcatattcaaatatttcaaggcgtttattaatcatttattaCACCCAATACACAATGTAACCATAATAATGTACAGTTAACTATTGCTGAGAAGCAGGGCTTTAAATGTGTCTTAACAAATGTGCACTCCTTTCAATCTGTTCCACAGTGTGCCACAAATTATACATAGATAAAGGCTACGTTGCATGTCAAGGCTTAACACACAAAACTGCTAATGCAGAGCAGTTCAAATCTATCACCATCGCACTGTGTGTGCAGATGGGCTGATTGTCCACTACGGATTACTGTATTATGAATCTCATGGTAGTTGCTGGCCCGGTTGTGGTGTGTGAGATGGGGGTGTTTTGACTGCAAAGGTTCTCAAGTTTGATGTGGGTCCATGAACAGACAAtaactgtaaaagaaaataactaaatgtCTTCAGTCTCATTCTGTATGTGTGAAGGCAGTTTTCACTGACAACTGTCCTACAGCATCAACATGATCTTAGACTATGCTGTGCTATATTAAATATCAGCAGTCTTTCAGGCGTTTGGTTGTTTGTGCCTCATTAGCAGCAGCATCACCTCACATTTTACTCCCTCTGAATGTACATACCAAACACTCACCGGGTCCACAGGGGCCCTCTAGTGGGGTAATCCAGCATGCAGTGGACACGAGGGGAACATCTATGGACACCACAGGTGTAACGCCTGCTGGAGTTTCCAGTTCACCTTATCTCCACATCTGAACTGTTGCTGGGAAACCAACTGCTGAAAACACACCACCACACATAAAGGCCTAAACCAAAGACTAGATCAAAGGAAAGGGTTCAAATGCTAAAATCTAAGTACCTTAATATTGAGAACCTTCATAGGCTAACTTCAGATCCCCCATGTAACTGGTGCCTGTTGGATCAAATGTAGGCTAATTTATGACTATGTTCTCCCCTTTGGAGCCTTAAAGTGGTCTGAAATGAATCATGTCTGGAAAAATGGTTCATTTTTGCCATCTTGAAAGTTTCCTGTAATTAGGGCCACATAAATTAAAAGAGAAGACCCAATATATTAGTACATTGATTATCAATAgctaaatgaaaatgcaaattatGAATCTACATTTAGAgtgagttgtttttatttattatgctGTACTTCTGCTTTCCCCTTGTAGTTACACAGATTAAAAGTTTAAgttattatagttattattattaagtttcTGTAGTGAAtttgttagcaaactgttgtttatttagacatccagcagttacagagcaacaatttggagttgtgtttctgtccacttgaTGAATGTTAAGTCCATTATTCTCACTCATTATCTCATTATCAttctttagctctgttttgctctccaccagtgcctgagggaaatatctggctctttagcagcactatgttcaccagctagtcactaactgtgtctctgctgttt is from Micropterus dolomieu isolate WLL.071019.BEF.003 ecotype Adirondacks linkage group LG02, ASM2129224v1, whole genome shotgun sequence and encodes:
- the rad23aa gene encoding RAD23 homolog A, nucleotide excision repair protein a isoform X2 — encoded protein: MVSKAKPAAAASPPVSEAPKPPAQDSGSTSTAVPATTPASASVPTPSAVPIPSEEAKEEPSVAATEPQQPASSSGGGQGLDASSALVTGAEYESMLTEIMSMGYERERVVAALRASFNNPHRAVEYLLTGIPSSPVQESNPPAQAPTSGPTEAPASLAEGENPLAFLRTQPQFLHMRQAIQQNPALLPALLQQLGRENPQLLQQISQHQELFIQMLNEPVGEGGEAPEVGELGAAGEEGAPVNYIQVTPQEKEAIERLKALGFPEALVIQAYFACEKNENLAANFLLNQGLEDD
- the rad23aa gene encoding RAD23 homolog A, nucleotide excision repair protein a isoform X1; this translates as MQITLKTLQQQTIQIEIDPEQTVKALKEKIEAERGKDNFPVSGQKLIYAGKILQDDTPIKDYKIDEKNFVVVMVSKAKPAAAASPPVSEAPKPPAQDSGSTSTAVPATTPASASVPTPSAVPIPSEEAKEEPSVAATEPQQPASSSGGGQGLDASSALVTGAEYESMLTEIMSMGYERERVVAALRASFNNPHRAVEYLLTGIPSSPVQESNPPAQAPTSGPTEAPASLAEGENPLAFLRTQPQFLHMRQAIQQNPALLPALLQQLGRENPQLLQQISQHQELFIQMLNEPVGEGGEAPEVGELGAAGEEGAPVNYIQVTPQEKEAIERLKALGFPEALVIQAYFACEKNENLAANFLLNQGLEDD